Genomic DNA from Fibrobacter sp. UWB10:
CCGGGCGAGATATCGTAAGAAGTCCAAAGGCATGCAAAGTGACCCGTTTTTTCCATATTGTATCCTGCGGGAAGAAGCGAAAATCCGTACACATCATGGAATGAATTATCGATATTTCCATATTCTTCAACCCAGGAATCAGCATAAGCCTTCAAGTTACTGTTTTTAGAAGTTGATTCCTTGACTGCATAAAGCAATGTCTTGTATTCGGCAAGTCCAGGCAAATGCCAACCTTCAGGACAAATCCCACGAACATTCTTCGGGCGGTCGCAATATTTTTGGAAGCCACAACCAATCGAGGCGTCGGAATAATAGCCTAGACTATCCATAACCACAGCCCAGTTATACGCAGTTCCGTACTTGGCACAAGAATCCTGGCTGTTGTCGATGCAACCAGATATGTACGGATACTCCAGTTTCAAGTTTTCCGCCATCCATGTTTGATTTCCAATCACGACAGTCTTGTATTCATTGCCATCGCGACTATCTTTGAATGTTCCGTATTCACAGTTGTCCTCGTCTTTCGTCCTGCATGGTTCCTGCGCTACGACATCCGCCGAATCGGGCAAGGGCTCATAAAAGTCATCATCCTTCACACACCTTACGACCATATAGCAGTCCGCACTATTATCTTTCCATTCCACCGGTTTTTCCGCTTCCAGGTTGAAGGAATACAGGCTACCGTACTGAGCGTACTCAGCCGACATAAATACAGCCCTAGTATTGACCGATCTAATGCACTTCATTCCCGAAGGAACCGCAGCAAATCCATAGATGTCCGTCTCGCCCTGCCTATCGTACCAAGCGTCTGTTGACCGCAACAGTTTACCCGCGGAATCTGGACCACCAACAGCCATCACCAGTTTGCTAAAATCCATAAATCTCGGGAGATGCCAGCCTGCAGGGCACGAGACTTTCGCATCTTGGTCCCAATAGTAACGCCCTAGAGTAGGATCGGCTATATCTGGAGTATAATCATAGGAATAGTTTTTGGCAGGATCCGTGTAGTTCAAATTCTGCGCCATCCAGGTCTGTTCGCCAATGACAACATACCGATAAGGCTGTCCATCGCGTTCGTCAATAAAAATTTGCTCACTACTCGAACTATAATGTTCCTGGGAACTGCTGGATATTTCTACCGAGCTGCTCGATTCCTCAATGGAACTGCTAGATTCCTGTTCTAAATATTCAGCCGACGAAGAATCGTCACTGGAACATGCAGCCAGTGCAACAAAAGCGATTGTCGTCAATCTCAAAAAAAATGTAGATTTATTCATTTCGATAGTCCTTGTTCTACTCTCTTCCAAATATATATTAAAAGGTGGCCGCAAAGCCACCTTAATTTGTCCAAAAGATGTTTTTTACTTACGGCGCATCCAGAAGGCCATAAAGACAAGCACCGAGAGAATACACACTGCAATAATCAGCCAGAAGGCCATGGGCGAACCGACAGTTGCGTCGCCATTCATGCCAAAGGGCAGCTTCACGTTCATGCCAAACAAGCTTGCGAAGAACGTCGGGAGAGAAATAGAAATCGTCACGATGGTCAAGTTCTTCATCAGCGTGTTCACGTTGTTGCTGATGACGCTTGCGCGGGCATCCATCATGGACGTCAAAATGTTGGCGTAGATTTCAGCTTGCTGCAGACTCTGGCGGTTTTCAATCACGATATCGTCCAGCAGTTCCCGTTCGCTTTCAGACCAGTTCAAGCTGCGGCCAATCTGCAACTTTTTCAGGAGCGTGTCGTTGCTGTTCAAGGCGCTCACGTAGTAAATCAAGCCCTTGTTCAAGCTGAACATCGAAAGCAGGTACTTGTTTTCCATGGCCGTACGCAGCTTCTGTTCCAACTCGTCGTTAATGCGGTTGATAATCTTCAAGTGTTCGTTAAAGTGGAAAATAGCGTAGCTCAACACGCGAAGCACAAAAGTGTTCAAGCTGTCAATTTTGGAGAAGCGCTTTTCGTCCATCACCGGAATATCGGAGTCGGTCAGCAAAAGCACCCAGTCCTTAAAAATGAAGATACCGAAAGATTCCACGCGGAACTGGAAGTTATCACTTGCGGAATAGTTCTTCGGCTTCTTAAACACGATGGTCGTAAAGTCGTCGTCGTATTCGATACGGGAAAGTTCGTCCGAGTCGAATGCAGAGGCTATCGTATGTTCCGTGATTTCGTACTCTTTAACGAGCACGCTACGTTGCTCTTGGCTCAAGGAACCCATCATCACGATGTCGGCGCTGTCTTCGTTCGGGGCACTAGCGAGGCGACCCGATTCGATCTTGTAGTACTTCTTGAGCATAGGAGCCCCCTTTATCGAACGGGCTCTAATATAGAAAAAACCTCGGCAAAACCGAGGTTTTTTAAAGCTTTTTTTGGGTTTAGTGCTAAATTACACACCCTTCTTGAAGCGCTTGCTCCACCACAGAACGATCGGAGAGCAGATGCACACAGAAGAGTAGGTACCGATAAGGATACCGAAGCACTGGACCAAGCCGAAGTCGCGGATGGAAGAACCACCCATCACAGCAAGGATCACGCACACGAACAAGGTCGTGAGAGAGGTCACCATGGTACGGCTGAAGCACTGGTTCATAGACTTGTTGATGGTTTCGGCGAAGTTGCTGGAACCATACACAGCAGTGTTTTCACGAATACGGTCGAAGTTCACGATAGTGTCGTTCACAGAGTAACCGATCATGGTGAGGAGCGAAGCAATCAAGGCGCCATCGAAGGAAAGACCGAAGGCAGAGATGAAGCCGAGCGTAATCACGGTATCGTGCACCAGGCCGAGCACGGCAGCGACACCGAAGCCGAGACCGAACTTACCGAAGCGGAACCACACGTAAATCAGAATGCCGAGCCATGCGAGAATCACAGAAAGGATTGCGTTGAAGCGGAGTTCCTTACCGATGGTCGGACCCACATTGTCCTTAGCGACGATTTCGCACTTCTGGCCGGCCTTTTCGAAGGCCTGAGCCATCTTGGCTTCGAACTGGGCGTCGTCAGAGGCGCGCATGCTAATCTGGTAAGAGTTAGCAGAAGTACCACCGAGCGTACGGACCTTCGTGCCAGAGATGCCAGCAGCAGAGAGAGCCTTGCTCAAATCCTTTTCATGCTTGTCGCTATCCTGGTACTGCACGGTATAAACCTGACCACCAGTAAAGTCGATGCTGAAGTCAAAGCCCTTAACAGCGATGAAGGCGATAGAAGCAACAATGAGGATCAAGGAAATGAGGCCGAAACGACGGCGGTTCGGAATGATCTGGAGGTTGGCTTCGTTGATAGCCTTGAAGCCGCCACCGATCGAAAGGGTCGTAGCGTCGCGCTTAGCAAGCTTCCAATCCAAGATGGAGCGGGTCACCGTGATAGCGCAGAACAAGGAGGTCAAAATACCGATCGTAAGAGTAAGACCGAAACCCTTCACAGAACCCGTACCAATCTTATAAAGGATAAGGCCGGTAAGCACGGTGGTCAAGTTGGAGTCCAAGATGGCACCGAAAGCGCGTTCGTAACCCTTGGCCACGGCGGCGCGGGCGGTCAGGCCGTTCTTGAGTTCTTCACGGATACGTTCGTAAATAATCACGTTGGCGTCGAGAGACATACCGACCACGAGGATAAAGCCTGCGATACCCGGCAAGGTCAACGTAGCGTTAAACACAGACATCACGGCGGCGGTCACCAAAGTGTTGATCACCATACCGAAGCTTGCAATCAAACCACCGAGGCGGTAATAAGCAACCATGAACACCAAGCAGAGGATAAGGCCGATAGCACCGGAACCGAAGCCCTGCACAATGTTTTCTTCACCGAGGGTTGCACCCACGCTGCGGCTTTCAATAATCTTCATCGGGGCCTTCAAGGCACCAGCGCGGAGCACAACAGAAAGGCGGTTAGCTTCGGCCATGTCGTCGAGACCCGTAATCTGGGCTTCGCCGTTCGGGATACGGTCGCGGATCACCGGAGCAGAAATCACCTGGTTGTCGAGCACGATAGCCATCTGCTTGCCAATGTTAGCGGCAGTCACAGCAGAGAACTTTTTCGGACCAATGCCACCGAACTTGAGGCTCACAGCCACTTCACCGGCACTCACACCGTCAGACACGCGGTACGGACGGGCGTCAACCACATCGTCACCAGCCATTTCAGCACGGCGCTTGAGGAGGTAAAGACGCTTGGCCTTAATCTTGGAATCACGCTGCACCGGTTCGAGACCGCTGCCGAAAGCGAAAGCAACATCGCGCGGAATCAGCTTCTGCACACCGTCGGTAGCGAGGAGCTTCTTGACCTTTTCGACATTTTCTTCGGCGATAAAGCCACCGTTACCAAAACTCAGGTAGTAAGCGGAAAGGGCAACGCCGACCTCAGATGCCGGTTGAGCCTCGACTGCGGCAGAATCCTTGGCGGAATCGTTAGCAGCAACTTCAGCGGCAGGAGCCTTACCGAGCAATTCGTCATCGGAAAGGGCCTTAGTCGTATCCTTGGCGGAATCAACCTTAGCGACCGTAGAATCCTTGGCGGTAGAATCCGTAGCAGCGGAGTCAGCCACGATGTCGGTCGTCTGGCGGGTCAGGTACTGGTCGATGAGGCCAACAACCTGGGTAAACTTTTCAGCTTCGGCCAGGATCTTGAATTCGAGCTTAGCGGTCGAACCCACGAGAGCCTTTGCAGTGGAGTCATCCACGCCTGCCAGTTCAACCACGATTCGGTCGTCGCCGGACGGGGAAATCTGCGGTTCAGAAAGACCGTACTGGTCAACGCGGTTACGGATGATTTCGAGGGACTGTTCCTGAATGTCCTTGATATCGTCGCCCTTGACGTTCGACTTGTCAATTTCGAGCGTAATGGCCGTACCGCCAGCAAGGTCCAAACCGAAGTTGATGGATTTTGCACCCACCTTCGGATTTTCCTTGAGGAAGGTCTGCTTTTCTTCGCCCTTCTTGGTGTGAACCTGGATAGAAGGCCATACCGTGTAGGCCGACAAAACAATGACGAGGAGAATAATCAGTTCTCGCATGCCGAATTTTTTCTTATTCATTTGTAATCCCTATAAGGCATTATTCAGTAAGTTTTGCGCGCAAATGTAGAAAAAGTTGTGCCATCATGTCTTCCCGGCCTTGAGCCGGGATCTCCTTTTTTCGCCGAAAAGAAGAGATTTTCTTTAAAAGAACCACACGGATTCGATTTTGCTAACGCAAAATCTGTTTATTTAACACATTAGTGCAATCAGTGTGATAGAAAACCTACACCTTTTAAAAAAGCGTTAGCTTTTTCCAATCCGTGTGGCCTTTACGCCAAACTTACACTATGTTATACTTAAATTCAGTGCCGTCTTGCAGCACAACGAGCGTCATCGTTTTTTTGCCGAGGGAGCGCTCGATGGCGAAGCCGTTGTCAGCAGCGCGGATTTCAAGCGAGCCGTTGCGAAGCACGGCATTCTTCTTGCGAAGCGCAATCATCTGCTTGATAAATTCGTACAGCGGCTTTGCCTGCATCTCGGCCAGTTTGCTCCACGGTACGCTACGGCGGTTGTCAGGATCCTTGCCGCCCTTCATCGAAAGTTCTTCTCCGTAATAAATGCACGGTGCACCCGGCAAGAAGAACAGAATCGCATACGCGAGTTTAATTCGTTCAAGGCTTACGCAAGGTTGCGACATCAAGCGCGTGGTATCGTGGCTCCCGAGCAAGTTCATGGGAATATCGCCACGGCCTTCGGGAAAAGCGCGGCTCATGCGTTCGCCAAATTCCTTAATCGAAATCGGCTTTTCGTCGAACAGGAACTGCATCGCCGCCTTGCGGAACATGTAATTCATCACGCCATCAAACTGGTCGCCTTTCAGCCAGCGAGAAGGCTCATCCCAAA
This window encodes:
- the secD gene encoding protein translocase subunit SecD, with amino-acid sequence MNKKKFGMRELIILLVIVLSAYTVWPSIQVHTKKGEEKQTFLKENPKVGAKSINFGLDLAGGTAITLEIDKSNVKGDDIKDIQEQSLEIIRNRVDQYGLSEPQISPSGDDRIVVELAGVDDSTAKALVGSTAKLEFKILAEAEKFTQVVGLIDQYLTRQTTDIVADSAATDSTAKDSTVAKVDSAKDTTKALSDDELLGKAPAAEVAANDSAKDSAAVEAQPASEVGVALSAYYLSFGNGGFIAEENVEKVKKLLATDGVQKLIPRDVAFAFGSGLEPVQRDSKIKAKRLYLLKRRAEMAGDDVVDARPYRVSDGVSAGEVAVSLKFGGIGPKKFSAVTAANIGKQMAIVLDNQVISAPVIRDRIPNGEAQITGLDDMAEANRLSVVLRAGALKAPMKIIESRSVGATLGEENIVQGFGSGAIGLILCLVFMVAYYRLGGLIASFGMVINTLVTAAVMSVFNATLTLPGIAGFILVVGMSLDANVIIYERIREELKNGLTARAAVAKGYERAFGAILDSNLTTVLTGLILYKIGTGSVKGFGLTLTIGILTSLFCAITVTRSILDWKLAKRDATTLSIGGGFKAINEANLQIIPNRRRFGLISLILIVASIAFIAVKGFDFSIDFTGGQVYTVQYQDSDKHEKDLSKALSAAGISGTKVRTLGGTSANSYQISMRASDDAQFEAKMAQAFEKAGQKCEIVAKDNVGPTIGKELRFNAILSVILAWLGILIYVWFRFGKFGLGFGVAAVLGLVHDTVITLGFISAFGLSFDGALIASLLTMIGYSVNDTIVNFDRIRENTAVYGSSNFAETINKSMNQCFSRTMVTSLTTLFVCVILAVMGGSSIRDFGLVQCFGILIGTYSSVCICSPIVLWWSKRFKKGV
- a CDS encoding FISUMP domain-containing protein translates to MTTIAFVALAACSSDDSSSAEYLEQESSSSIEESSSSVEISSSSQEHYSSSSEQIFIDERDGQPYRYVVIGEQTWMAQNLNYTDPAKNYSYDYTPDIADPTLGRYYWDQDAKVSCPAGWHLPRFMDFSKLVMAVGGPDSAGKLLRSTDAWYDRQGETDIYGFAAVPSGMKCIRSVNTRAVFMSAEYAQYGSLYSFNLEAEKPVEWKDNSADCYMVVRCVKDDDFYEPLPDSADVVAQEPCRTKDEDNCEYGTFKDSRDGNEYKTVVIGNQTWMAENLKLEYPYISGCIDNSQDSCAKYGTAYNWAVVMDSLGYYSDASIGCGFQKYCDRPKNVRGICPEGWHLPGLAEYKTLLYAVKESTSKNSNLKAYADSWVEEYGNIDNSFHDVYGFSLLPAGYNMEKTGHFACLWTSYDISPGFAYMLYSDYQKASLKKNEKVVACSVRCVKD
- a CDS encoding magnesium transporter CorA family protein, with the translated sequence MLKKYYKIESGRLASAPNEDSADIVMMGSLSQEQRSVLVKEYEITEHTIASAFDSDELSRIEYDDDFTTIVFKKPKNYSASDNFQFRVESFGIFIFKDWVLLLTDSDIPVMDEKRFSKIDSLNTFVLRVLSYAIFHFNEHLKIINRINDELEQKLRTAMENKYLLSMFSLNKGLIYYVSALNSNDTLLKKLQIGRSLNWSESERELLDDIVIENRQSLQQAEIYANILTSMMDARASVISNNVNTLMKNLTIVTISISLPTFFASLFGMNVKLPFGMNGDATVGSPMAFWLIIAVCILSVLVFMAFWMRRK